From a region of the Pectobacterium aquaticum genome:
- the glk gene encoding glucokinase produces MTHFVLVGDVGGTNTRLALCDATTGELSQIETYSGLDFPSLEGAIRDYLDSRQVTVQDACIAIACPITGDWVAMTNHTWAFSIAEMKASLGLRHFEVINDFTAVSMAVPVMANADLLQFGGGEPVPGKPIAVYGAGTGLGVAHLVHAANQWISLPGEGGHVDFAPNSDEEDKILSVLRQSLGHVSAERILSGQGLVNIYRAVVLSDDRTPEELEPKDITERAVNNTDVDCRRALSLFCVIMGRFGGNLALNLGTFGGVYIAGGIVPRFLEFFKASGFRAAFEDKGRFKGYMQDIPVYLITHEQPGLMGAGAYLRQVLGSAL; encoded by the coding sequence ATGACGCACTTTGTTTTAGTGGGCGATGTCGGTGGCACCAATACGCGTTTGGCGCTATGTGATGCTACAACGGGCGAATTGTCGCAAATCGAAACCTATTCCGGGCTGGATTTCCCTTCTCTGGAAGGGGCCATTCGTGATTATCTCGATTCGCGACAGGTCACGGTACAGGATGCCTGTATCGCGATTGCCTGCCCGATTACCGGTGACTGGGTGGCAATGACGAACCACACCTGGGCATTTTCCATCGCAGAAATGAAAGCGAGTCTGGGTCTGCGCCACTTTGAGGTCATCAACGATTTTACCGCCGTTTCCATGGCGGTGCCGGTGATGGCTAACGCGGATTTACTCCAATTTGGTGGCGGGGAGCCCGTGCCAGGTAAACCGATCGCTGTGTATGGTGCAGGCACGGGATTAGGCGTCGCTCATTTGGTCCATGCCGCCAATCAATGGATTAGCCTGCCGGGTGAGGGCGGGCATGTAGATTTCGCGCCGAATAGCGATGAAGAAGACAAAATTCTCTCTGTTTTGCGCCAGTCGCTCGGGCATGTTTCCGCTGAGCGTATACTCTCCGGGCAGGGGCTGGTGAATATCTACCGTGCCGTGGTGCTGTCTGATGACCGCACGCCGGAGGAATTGGAGCCGAAAGATATTACCGAACGTGCTGTCAACAATACGGATGTGGACTGTCGCCGCGCGCTGTCGCTCTTCTGCGTTATCATGGGACGCTTCGGTGGCAATTTGGCGTTAAATTTAGGCACATTTGGCGGTGTGTATATTGCTGGCGGCATCGTTCCGCGCTTTCTGGAGTTCTTTAAAGCCTCCGGTTTCCGGGCGGCTTTTGAAGACAAAGGACGGTTCAAAGGCTATATGCAGGATATCCCTGTGTACCTGATTACCCATGAACAGCCAGGATTAATGGGGGCGGGGGCGTACCTGCGGCAGGTGTTGGGCAGCGCGCTGTAA
- a CDS encoding MFS transporter: MVSSSENTATKSLQPAFVVPRLSLMMFLEFFIWGSWSVTLGLVMTQHNLAAMIGDAFSAGPIASILSPFVLGMVVDRFFPSQKVMALLHLLGAVILWFVPTALINEDGSQLLILLFAYTLCFMPTLALTNNIAFHNLTNSEKSFPVVRVFGTIGWIVAGVCIGTAGISASVNIFYVAAACSAILAAYSLTLPHTPAPAKGLPLAVRDLFCADAFALLKKGHFLVFATCAMLISIPLGTYYAYTASFLSNAGISDVSTAMSFGQMSEIVFMLIIPLLFRKLGVKYMLFIGMLAWFVRYALFAMGVNEETRWLLYIGILLHGICYDFFFVIGFIYTDRIAGEKIKGQAQSMVVLFTYGIGMLLGSQVSGALYNRLFNNGTLNAPEIWATFWWIPAVAAAIIAVIFLFSFKYKEERA, translated from the coding sequence ATGGTTTCTTCATCTGAAAACACAGCGACCAAATCGTTACAGCCGGCCTTCGTGGTTCCCAGACTGTCACTCATGATGTTTCTAGAGTTCTTCATCTGGGGTTCATGGTCTGTCACCCTGGGCCTAGTTATGACACAGCACAACCTGGCCGCCATGATTGGCGACGCCTTCTCTGCCGGACCGATCGCCTCAATCCTGTCGCCGTTTGTACTGGGTATGGTGGTTGACCGCTTCTTCCCATCACAAAAAGTCATGGCGCTGCTGCACCTGCTCGGCGCGGTCATCCTGTGGTTTGTGCCCACCGCGTTAATCAACGAAGATGGTTCACAACTGCTGATCCTGCTGTTCGCCTACACACTGTGCTTTATGCCAACGCTGGCGTTAACCAACAACATCGCGTTCCATAACCTGACTAACAGTGAGAAGAGCTTCCCGGTTGTGCGGGTATTCGGCACCATTGGTTGGATCGTTGCCGGTGTCTGCATCGGGACGGCGGGCATCTCCGCAAGCGTCAATATTTTCTACGTCGCTGCCGCCTGCTCTGCCATTCTGGCAGCCTACAGCCTGACGCTGCCGCATACTCCAGCGCCAGCCAAAGGCTTGCCGCTGGCAGTGCGCGACCTGTTCTGTGCTGATGCATTTGCGCTGCTGAAGAAAGGCCACTTCCTGGTCTTTGCCACCTGCGCCATGCTGATCTCTATTCCGCTGGGCACCTACTACGCTTACACCGCCTCCTTCCTGAGCAATGCGGGTATCAGCGACGTCAGCACCGCGATGTCGTTTGGTCAGATGTCCGAAATCGTCTTCATGCTGATCATTCCGCTGCTGTTTAGAAAGCTGGGCGTGAAATACATGCTGTTCATCGGCATGCTGGCGTGGTTCGTACGCTATGCCCTCTTCGCGATGGGCGTGAATGAAGAAACACGCTGGTTGCTCTACATCGGTATCCTGCTGCACGGTATCTGCTATGACTTCTTCTTCGTCATTGGCTTCATCTATACCGACCGCATCGCGGGAGAGAAAATCAAAGGTCAGGCACAAAGTATGGTGGTCCTGTTCACCTACGGTATCGGTATGCTGCTGGGCTCACAGGTTTCCGGTGCGCTCTATAACCGTCTCTTCAACAACGGCACGTTAAACGCGCCTGAAATCTGGGCGACCTTCTGGTGGATCCCTGCGGTTGCCGCAGCCATCATCGCCGTCATTTTCCTCTTCTCCTTCAAATATAAAGAAGAGCGGGCTTAA
- a CDS encoding sugar phosphate isomerase/epimerase family protein — protein sequence MKTLKGPGIFLAQYIGDQAPFNTLENLAQWAAGLDFKALQIPCNHSHIFDLATAADSQTYCDDVKGLLAQHGLTISELSTHLEGQLVAVHPAYDDAFDDFAPPAYRRNPQARQEWAIAATKQAAKASSRLGLNAHATFSGALAWPYFYPWPPRKEVLIQEAFKELGRLWTPILDCFDEHGVDVCYELHPGEDLHDGVTFERFLDVVNHHPRANILYDPSHMHLQQMDYLGFIDRYHARIKAFHVKDAEFNTSSKSGVYGGYQSWAERAGRFRSPGDGQIDFGGIFSKLAQYDYDGWAVLEWECCLKDSNCGAKEGAAFINRHIIPVAGRAFDDFAATSDDRPLVRKMLGLKEENAE from the coding sequence ATGAAGACGTTAAAAGGACCGGGTATTTTTCTCGCCCAGTATATTGGCGATCAGGCTCCCTTTAACACGCTGGAAAATCTGGCGCAATGGGCAGCCGGATTAGACTTTAAAGCGCTACAAATCCCCTGCAATCACTCGCACATTTTCGATCTGGCTACAGCCGCCGACAGCCAAACATACTGTGATGATGTGAAAGGTCTATTGGCACAGCATGGGCTGACCATCAGCGAACTGTCGACCCATCTGGAAGGCCAACTGGTTGCCGTCCACCCTGCGTATGACGATGCCTTTGACGATTTCGCACCACCGGCTTACCGCCGCAATCCACAGGCTCGCCAAGAGTGGGCTATCGCGGCAACCAAGCAGGCAGCAAAGGCCTCTTCACGCTTAGGACTAAACGCCCACGCTACATTTTCCGGTGCGCTGGCCTGGCCCTATTTTTACCCCTGGCCACCGCGTAAAGAAGTCCTGATTCAGGAAGCCTTTAAAGAACTCGGTCGCCTGTGGACGCCGATCCTCGACTGTTTTGACGAGCACGGCGTGGATGTGTGCTATGAGCTGCATCCGGGAGAAGATTTACACGACGGCGTAACCTTTGAACGCTTCCTTGATGTCGTCAATCATCACCCGCGCGCCAACATTCTTTACGATCCTAGCCATATGCATTTACAGCAGATGGACTACCTCGGCTTTATCGATCGCTACCATGCACGAATCAAAGCGTTCCATGTGAAAGATGCGGAATTTAACACGTCGAGCAAAAGCGGCGTCTACGGCGGCTATCAGTCATGGGCTGAACGCGCCGGGCGCTTCCGCTCACCGGGAGATGGTCAGATCGATTTCGGCGGCATCTTCAGCAAGCTGGCCCAATACGACTACGACGGTTGGGCGGTGCTGGAGTGGGAATGCTGCCTGAAAGACAGCAACTGCGGTGCGAAAGAAGGGGCTGCATTCATCAACCGCCACATTATTCCCGTCGCAGGACGCGCTTTTGACGATTTCGCTGCGACCAGCGACGATCGTCCGTTAGTCAGAAAAATGTTGGGATTAAAAGAGGAGAACGCAGAATGA